GTTTGGAGACGCGAGGTATGCCGACGAGGAGGTCGGTCGACGTATCGTCGATACCGCTCTCGACCGGACAGTTGCCTTCGTTGACACCTTTCTCGCGGAGATCGCGTGAGCAATCCCGCCCTCGGTCGGCCGCTCGGGAGGGTCCTCGTCACAGGCGCCTCCGGTTTCCTCGGGCGCGCCGTCCTGGACGCGCTCGTCGCGGATGGCTACGACGCGATCGGTGCCGACCGCGACGTGAGCCGCGGGCGGCCCGGTACCGAGCGTCTGGACCTGACCGTCCCCTACGAGGTGGACGCATTCCTCGACCGCGTCCGTCCCGAGTCGATCCTCCACTTCGCCGCTTTCGGCGCGGACGCTGCTGGACTCCTCGCCAGCGCCCAGGGCCACCCCCGCACCGCCGTCGCCGTCAACGTCGAAGGCTTCGCCGGCCTCCTGCAGGCCGCCGCACGCCACGGTGTCGGCCGCGTCGTCTGGAGCAGCAGTACCACCGTCTACGGTCCCCCGGCGATGTACGCACCCAAGGCGCGGGTGACGGAGGCCGACCCCCCGGCTCCGACCACCATCTACGGGGCCACCAAGATGATCGCCGAGCGATACACCATGCTCGTTTTGGAACGCGGCGACCTGTCGGTTACCGGCCTCCGCCTTCCCCTCGTCTACGGCCCCGGCCGCTGGTACGGCGGGGCGCAGGCTACGTGGATGGCGTTCGCGTCCGACGTGGCGCATGGACGAGCCGGTG
The sequence above is a segment of the Trueperaceae bacterium genome. Coding sequences within it:
- a CDS encoding NAD-dependent epimerase/dehydratase family protein — its product is MSNPALGRPLGRVLVTGASGFLGRAVLDALVADGYDAIGADRDVSRGRPGTERLDLTVPYEVDAFLDRVRPESILHFAAFGADAAGLLASAQGHPRTAVAVNVEGFAGLLQAAARHGVGRVVWSSSTTVYGPPAMYAPKARVTEADPPAPTTIYGATKMIAERYTMLVLERGDLSVTGLRLPLVYGPGRWYGGAQATWMAFASDVAHGRAGAYAFSAAEEDWIYIDDAVDAVLAAGRAATDLAPVYNVAGTTTSPYAAARALIRRRNADVTVTGEPRERAIVLVDGAAFAATTGFAPRVDVDDGVERFTRAVETEASPT